A genomic window from Triticum aestivum cultivar Chinese Spring unplaced genomic scaffold, IWGSC CS RefSeq v2.1 scaffold27977, whole genome shotgun sequence includes:
- the LOC123172979 gene encoding ubiquitin-like-specific protease 1A, giving the protein MQTHNPRADHHILSSWVSHWLILRADGKVNNSKRHFMDHFTNQTKMVSRVTEEYFIKDKAYFPFPVKENHWITVLMHNKKKEFQVLNSTGECSKRVLSKIAKLRAEIANDTKEANALIGTEHPDVSSWPIREYDMPLQKDGVSCGLFVVKCVQTWDRDDWTFEFDQYEVNASRGRILAEIFFQNATRWK; this is encoded by the exons ATGCAGACCCATAATCCTCGTGCTGACCATCACATATTATCATCTTGGGTGTCCCACTGGCTTATTCTTCGTGCTGATGGAAAGGTTAACAACTCTAAGAGGCATTTTATGGATCATTTCACAAACCAAACTAAAATGGTGTCTAGAGTTACTGAAGAGTATTTCATCAAAGATAAG gcatactttccttttcctgtGAAAGAAAATCATTGGATAACAGTTCTTATGCACAACAAGAAAAAAGAGTTTCAAGTTTTAAACTCTACTGGTGAATGCAGCAAAAGAGTTCTTTCAAAGATTGCTAAGCTG aGGGCAGAAATAGCTAATGATACAAAGGAGGCGAATGCACTTATTGGAACGGAACATCCTGACGTATCTTCCTGGCCAATAAGGGAGTACGATATGCCGTTACAAAAAGACGG GGTCTCTTGTGGTCTTTTCGTGGTGAAATGCGTTCAAACCTGGGACAGAGATGATTGGACATTTGAGTTTGATCAATATGAGGTTAATGCTTCAAGGGGACGCATTCTAGCTGAAATATTTTTTCAGAATGCAACACGATGGAAGTAG